The Zootoca vivipara chromosome 4, rZooViv1.1, whole genome shotgun sequence genome has a segment encoding these proteins:
- the ANKRD49 gene encoding ankyrin repeat domain-containing protein 49 has product MNESGKSSEKNIEEDAKDYRDFPESFNQLELLETHRHLIPTGTQSLWSGDSDDEDQEEETEEWYQAQEKKLENNPAKLLLWAAEKNRLNTVQRLLSQNLAPVNVQDEDLYTPLHRAAYNGHLEVVRELIAHGSDVHALTVDSWTPLHSACKWNNTKIASFLLQHGADINAQTNGLLTPLHLAAGNRESKETLELLLMNRYLKPNLKNNLDETAYDIARRTDIYHYLFEIVESCTNSASDS; this is encoded by the exons ATGAACGAAAGTGGGAAATCCTCAGAGAAGAACATAGAGGAGGATGCAAAAGATTATAGAGACTTTCCCGAGAGCTTTAACCAGCTTGAATTGTTAGAGACCCACCGGCACCTGATCCCCACAGGAACACAGAGTCTTTGGTCTGGAGATTCTGACGATGAAGATCAGGAAGAAGAAACCGAGGAATGGTACCAGGCTCAAGAGAAGAAGCTGGAAAACAACCCAGCTAAGCTTCTGCTTTGGGCAGCAGAAAAAAATAGG CTCAACACAGTACAAAGGCTCCTGTCTCAAAACCTTGCCCCAGTAAATGTCCAAGATGAAGATCTCTACACCCCTCTCCACCGGGCTGCCTATAACGGGCACTTGGAAGTTGTACGGGAACTGATTGCCCATGGCTCGGATGTCCATGCCTTGACAGTGGATAGCTGGACTCCCCTGCACAGTGCCTGCAAGTGGAACAACACCAAGATAGCATCGTTCTTGCTCCAGCATGGGGCAGATATCAATGCTCAGACCAATGGCTTGCTGACTCCACTTCACCTTGCAGCAGGGAACCGGGAGAGCAAGGAAACCCTCGAACTCTTGCTCATGAATCGCTACCTAAAGCCAAATCTCAAGAACAACTTGGACGAAACGGCGTACGATATTGCTAGGAGGACTGATATATATCACTACCTGTTTGAGATTGTCGAAAGTTGCACAAATTCTGCGTCCGATTCTTAG